ATTCAGTGTCTTATACTAATAGTATCTACCTGTAGAGTAATTGGTTATCTTTAGTCAATGATGTATTTAGGATTTAACACATTCTGGTAGGTCAGGAGATTTACGTAGCACAAGAACAATAGTTGGACTATAATCAAAAGTACCCGGCTTATGACAGGGAGGGAAGATTCTGTGTTTGCTTCTAAATGTTGCACAATTGAGGGATTAGCACagaatattgaaatatgaattcTAATAGTATTTTAAAACATCTAAACTTCAGGCAAGCATGGAAAAACAAGATCCACAGAATAATGCACGTTGTCGACCTGAAAGAAATTAATACCAACATTATCTATAAATGCTAGCAGCTCTTCTAGATGGTCAAACATAGAATACAGAAATGTTTCAAGATTGGGCACGACTTGAAAAGTACTAATCAAtcatcaatattttgaaattaaaagttttggCAGAGTGCTTACCACAACACAAACAAGAACGAAGCTACTACAAGAATTATTATTTAGGCAAAATTATCCATCATCTTCATGGCTTACCTTTTGGCACCTAAGTTGACCACTAGTATTTGGTGTGGTTTGTTTCAAGAATGACATTTAGGTTTCTGCGtagtgttctttttttttttaacttatggTTTTAGTTTTATCCCAATTagaggagaaaatgatttttctcccttttttttccattaaatgtataaaaaaccATAGGacacaatatttaaaaaattgttgCTCATGAACCTGCCACTTTTACGGCAACAAAACAacgcatgaatgttccttatgaggtgccgaccaagtgtttttactttgtagccaatccatcatcaaagatggctgccagcgggggactaaGTTTAACCTAGGACCATAGTGGAAAATACATACTAatgtcttctttaagagaacaactgaatgaaatgaaaccaaacatagtataAATGTTCCTtgtggggtgctgaccaagtgttgttactttgaagcgGATCcttcatccaagatggccgtcagaggcggacttagtttaacataggaccctatggaaaatacatacaaatgtcttcttttagagaaccactgaatgaaatgaaaccaaacatagcataaatgttccttgtgaggtgctgaccaagtgttctTACTTTGAAGCcaaatccatcatccaagatggccgccagcgggggacttagtttaattaacataggaccttatagaaaatacatacaaatctcttcttttagagaaccacatTTCAAAGTGTTCTGGGGTTGCCAGCgcatttttaaaatggctgggtAGGCGCCTGCTTGTCCATTCTtccaaaaatttaataataaaagcaCACACTAATTTTGAATTTACATTGGAAGCTTTGAATATGAGGAGGAAAGTTTTCTCTTTTTAGATGAATTAAGCTAATATGTGTAGGTCCTcttttttttatggatttgaGTGTTCTTGATGTATTTGATGTATTTGAATACAGAAAAATCTCTCATATAGATGAagtttcttgttttaattttatctaaGTAACAGTACTCtgtcaaaagaaaaaatatacaataaagtCAAAAATTTCTGGAATGCTTTATTATTACAAGCCATGTGAAATTTCTAAAATAAGAATATCTATGAAGGTATCAAATTAACAAATGCTCATGAAAAAATATACCCAAACCAAAAAGAGACATCTTTGTAgttactttaaacaaacatactgTTGATTAATTGAATTACAAAACATCAGTTCCACAGTTATCATTTAGCTTCCTAATTTTaaatctttgtaattttttttttttatttcatgattgtaataaaaaaatcacttgcATGCATAGTCAATTCTATCTCttcattttacaaaaacaaataaaaaatccaGCTTGCTGTTTTCTTTTTCATACTTTTTGCAAATCTAGTTACTATCAAGTCATTAACACACATCAGTTAACCAATGTTTTCAACCAGCTGCAGAGATGTAAAGACAATAGATAATATTGTtttcattggttaaaaacataaaaatgtcaaaattatttcttaatcatTTCTCATCCTTCATAGATATCCAATACAATACAAAAGGGTCTGGATCTCTTATTTCtgcatgtttataaaaaaatctttttttgggTGTCCATTTTtctatattcttttctttttcccCATTTTTCGCCATTCATATTTTTGGGTccattttctatatatcttttggACCATTAATTCTTTATTCTGTAAAGCCCCATCCAGACCCTCGTACAAGTTTTATGCAGTGTATCTAATTACTATGGTTATATCCCATAGCACCAATTATCAGTTTTGTCTGGATGCTTAAAACATCTCAAGACTTACAAATGGTATGGTTTTGGACGGAATCACAATTTCAAATAGATTTGGAATACATTGTATGTACAATAATCATTTTTAatcattacattttttatatttaaaatacatgAGTTTGTAAATTAACAAAAAGCTTGAAAAGTagccagattttttttataataaaagtgaAGGATAAGAAAAATTGGTTCATGATGTTTGAATAATTGaatgcaattaaaaaagaaaaaaaagttttgttcaaTTTCAGAATCTTTGTAAATAAAAAGTCTCATGTAAGTAGataagaaattaaaacaattctgaaatctAAGAAATAGTTTAGATTAAATATATCTCATTTTTATCATCAGTGAGTATTCATTAAATATAAGTCGTGATGACTgacaattttctatgttttagaAGATTTTATTTCTGAAGATAGTATAAAATCAATGATTAAAATAGctatctttattatatataaaaaatacttaTATATACAGCATCATAAAGAACATACTCATAccaaaaaatgtacattaaattCTTACAAAAGTTTACTTTAAAgaaattacatattttcaatgTGAATTTCATTACTCATTTTTCAGTTGTTGATTGTTAAACATATATAGTTTTTGAGTAAGAGTTGAGGACatcaaatttaccaaaaaaatatttaaacaagaatgtgtctcaCAAAACACTTATCCAGCTCTAACTACATGCGTCACATTTCAGAACTAGGTCAAAAGAAAAATCCTCTAATTTGACATACATTATAAAAGTTTACATAATAATGAACAAGTGGTCAAAGTTCAAGTTGAAATACACAACCCTATATCAAAATAGAACcacaaaatttttgaatttatataaaattaaagctgtcttttgccaaaaaatacaatttatcaCATCAAAAAACTGCTACTTTCGAATAGTACATTcataataataaaatagaaaagaTCTAATACTTTACAAAATaactataaattatatatatcttgGTTTAATTACAGTTATCAcagaattcaaattttaaaatatatattggtTCATATTAGCTGTAAAGAGGCCAATAAATAACAAATCACTTCAATATGTTCACTCTAAATTATTTAACTTCTATAATCCTTGCTCCTTATGGACATAAAAGACAAACTGAAGCCtacattttaaaggaaaaaacaatcaaattaaatcaaattatcataaaaaaaatattcatcacaAGCAAATTCAGGCCATAATATAACTGAAATCTGTTAAATGTTTACAACATTTTTACAGTTTCTTTAAGTGTAAAATAATTACAAGAAATAAAAGCTGCTTTTGAAAAAATCCTGAATTATCAAGTAAACGAAGCGCCAAATGTTTTTTGCAGATTGGTGGCAAGAGAGTTATTGAATCTAAATGCAAAATAATCATAAATGCAATCAGCtatttcaacaaaaacaaattaattataaTAGTCCAACAACTAAAATCACACAATgttaaatttaaatgttaaaacaaatcaTGTTATAAGTTGAGTTTTCCACACTTTTGCTCTCCCTTGGTTGAACTCTCCATCTCCTTCAGAGtccattttctttttatactCCACCAGAGCATGCATACTCAATGGCTGCCAATCACTGACATAGTTGGTATAATACTTTCTATGTTTGTCTGGAATAGGCGCAGATTTACAGGAGGGATGCTCatctgaaaaataagaaaattatgtaaattagttaaaacaaaatcaaatgatcacTTATGTTGTCTGTGTGCATGTTacttcatttatttatataaaccgttgacaaaaaatacaatatatttctttaaaaagtcTGTTactcattaatttaaaaaaaaattaaaaaaataatttttttattatacgGGGGCCCACTTTCATGTCTCCAATAACAATCTTTGACACACAAAACTAAACAATATTGACTCTTTTTCCCCCATGTTCTTTCATTTTACACCACCAAATAAAACTAATGTAGACAAATTTGAAGTCGATCCTTGTCATAATATGCTGTTGTAGTTTTCTGCAATGCATCAAAGTTTTCTacctttttttaagacaaaatatgcaaaaagaaagataactcatgaaTTACCTGATGATGCTCTCATTCCCATAACAGAATGTGACTTATTTTCTGGAGCTTTGGCCTCATTAAATGCCCTAGGTATGTCCCTATCCTCTTTAAATTTCTCAGAAAATCCTCCTTTATATCTTGTGTCTTTTTCTGTAAGGAACTTTAAGTTTTCTCTTGGTTTCCTATGACGTTTTCTAGACATAAGCATAACAAGCTCATCATCTAGTCCACTGTACTGTTCCTCTGGTTtaatgttttctttgaaattatcTTTCAAGTCTTCTGTATCTTCTTCTGCAATAGGTTCTGATGTAAAGGTGCGCTCATTTTCTTGTCCCCTTACCCATCTTTTATATTCTTCTTCAGAGAAATCCTGAAACAAATTCagtaacattttaaaaaactggtttaaaaaaataaataacataaaatagaATATTGTTTTAATAACTGTCTAGAACATTTACAACTTTTTAAATTCTTAGATCTGCAACAGTTCAAATTGACTCATATCATTGGACATTTAAGATCTGATACCATCAGATTCAAAATAAATCAGATCAACCATTTTTCCATAAACCCTAATACATTACAATGTTTTTAACACTAACAAACAATATATATCAGTTGTATATCCGGATTGCAagtgtatttattttaaatgtagaaatAGTAGTGTGTTCCAGGTTATAATGTTGAGTTCAAGGTTTTTTAATTCtcaatttaaataataaacatCTTTTTACTTACAGATGAATCATCAAGCCATGAAGGCAGATATTTGGCCACGCCTTCACCGATCTCAGCGTCGAATTGATTAACTGGATTTTCTATGTTGAGAATATTTGTCCTGTCTTGGTTATTCACCGAGGCTCTGTACATCAGTTCTGTCTTGTGTCTCTGGTTACGAACTCTCCTCATCACTGATTGGTCAGACAGACGAGCTATTTCTGACACCTAAAGGAAATCAAAAATACAGGTATTGTGATATTGGAatatactgtaaaagcagaaattttcgtgaaggatttaattttgtttttttcatggaAAGAATATATCCATGAAATTAAAACCCTCACGAAAATTTAACCTCCATATAATATCACTTCCATTTACtggaaaccacgaaattaaatccccatgaaatcttatatagagacaaaaccacgaaattttagCCCCGCAAAAATTTATGTTTCTACAGTACTCATATCAATTCACTTAAAATCAAGGTCTGGCAAAAAAGGTTGCGTATACTTCTAAATTTTTATCAATGATGATAAAATGACCTTCTCTAAAGAAGGCCTTAAAAACTAAAAGATGTCGATTTCAGGCTTTTCCCAGCTGGATCATGTCTGGTAAATTTATATATGTCCAGAATAATTATGACCATTTTGGAAGCTTTtggaatgattgtcaatgagacaaatatctacattatttatttttcttttgagagAAAGGTCAGAATACATTGACTATAGAACTAGTTTCTACTACCTAGTCAATTCATTTCATTACTGAGAATATTTTTGCTCATTATAAACATGATCATTACTTACATCCTCGTTGTCAGCAGCAAATATTCTTCTTAAATTTACATTATATTTTCCTAAATGGAACCTCACCAAGGCATTATAAGCAtcctgaaaagaaaaagaaaatttcctTTTAAAATCAGTCAAATACAAAAACTGAGTTGTCTGGAACTGAAAATATCAATAAAGCAATGATATCTTTCTACCTTATATGTACTAAAAAAAATGGTTACATCATCTTTACAAAAAAGTCAATGTAAGAATAATTTGCTTATCTAAGCAATAGATATCCTGAAGAACAAAATACTGTGAATAGTTTCAtcatatttaaacaatatatgGTATGTTTTATTGCCCAATGTGACTGTGTGAACAAAAACTTTAGCATTTCATAGAGAtatacatagattttttttttattaaacagttTATTATTGTCATTATAATGCctttaaaaaaggtaaaaatttagATCAGACATTTCCATAGCAAAGCAGTATAAATGTTAAAAGCTCCTTCATACAACAGAAACCACCAAGAAAAGAAATGCTATAATTGTCTATAAAAGCAACAGAATGCTCTGAAAAATAGGAGTTCCCTGCAATAACATAAGGGTAACTGAGTTTCTACTGATCTGTTATCTTAAAATTTGCTTTTGTTGAAACTGACAGACAATTTAAATCATTCAAAGTGACAGATACTCACTGAATAAAACACATCTTAATCTTAAAGCTTCTCTTATGCAACACAGATTATCAAAGCAACAGTTAATCACCGAATCTTTTCTAAAAATGGAATTGAAATTGttacttcacaaataataaaatTCCCTTAATTGCCTTCATTAAGATAACACTGAAGTTAAATTTCTCTAAAAACATGACTTCTAAAATATATTCACAGCCAATAAAATATTTTCGAAGATTTACAGATTGCTTATTTCAAAAGACTTGTTTTTGTTGTAATAAAACTCTGACAAGTTAAATTATACAAAGTGAAAGTTACATGACAAAGatatcacatgttttatttttgttcagtCATAAGATTATGTAATATGTACTTTCAAAGCAAAACAAAACTCATTAAACGGCAACTTTGCATTTAAAAATCAATACTAATGTCATTCAAGTATGCATTCCAATAAACTAGAGATTCTAAAGTAGCAATTTTGGTTTGACCTATGAATTTAGATTTCATTGTCATctgatatttatttttcttcatcAATTATTGATTGAATGAAGTCAGCTTTATAATGTTcagaagcatatttatttaaaCATGCATTTTAAGAAGGAAAACTTATTGATGAAATATGAATGCGCTTTACTTGTACTAAATAAAGTTTAGATGTACTAGCTTGATCTgagtttcatagttataagcattgcatataagattcataacatttggtttagtcaaagtaagagaacagaaatgaaaaaaatctgcaatttttccatttgtaaagaagAATAACTCTAGGATAGTAAAATTGATGCCACCAAAATCCAAACTCGATCTGTgtattgtggtaataagcattgcatATAATtcttcataacatttggttgaggcaaactaaagttgcAGGTTGGAAACAATTTCGTGATAAAGACATACAAGGGATAAACTTAATCCCCTTACGGCTACTGCAGAGGCATTAAAATGTATGATGTCATAAGCCTACAGCAATCACATTGTCTAGGAAATCAGCAATAAGCAGATAATAAGTCATCTCTCAAAATAAAGAATTTTTCTCTGCTATTTGCCCATTAATGAGATGGCAGTgaaacaactatatatataaatgaggGATAATTCGATGTCACTGAGTGTATTGGGCCTCAAAGCAGATAATAGAATTTGCTCATGATAACATGCAACATCTTCGAAAAAATTCAATAGCTTACACCACAAAACTTTCATGTCAGATATACAATAACTTCAGAATCAAATGATGAATAATTTATTTTCGCCCACAAAATAAGGTAGACTTAATTACATTAGTCTAAGTTACGGCTTTTTTAAATGCAATACTTGAAAGACTCGATATCAGATAAGgaattctctttttttatattcactttCATCATTTATAATGTGTCTGTGATCTGTTTCAGTAAAATGTTACATATCTTTTCTTAaaatgtggtattttttttaaattgtctgcTTTGGATTTACCATTTTGTGTAGTTACTTGTATGTCCTTGTCTTCAAACAGTACTTTTTATGAATGATAATAAAATACTCTTACAGGTGAAAGGTAGTTTAAGATGTCTCAATTTAAAAGCTTGGGTGTCAGTCTTCATTGGAAAACACTTTTCACCTGCCTTTTTTGGTTAGCTATGGGGAAAACCCTTTTTTTCTTTAATCCATATACAATAATTACAAAAGGACAACATAATTTTACTTCCCATACAAAATCATGTACATCTTTGAAAGTTTGAAGGGAAGTTTCAAGATGTACACTTCCCACTGAACAATGCAGAAAAactccttatatatatatatatatatatatcactgttttgtaatgtgtgttctaggtttggtttaatttgtttaGTGTTCTAGTTCAGGATTAGAGAACAATGGTCAAAACCTTCCCAGCccctaaataattttttttcttgaaaagaGTATATAAAAACAAAGTCAAACCTTGTATTCTCTTGGAATCTTTGCATCTTCTTTATACAGTCTAATCATTGACTCTTTTCTCAAGATATCCAACAATTTTTCTGCTCCAGCTCGAcctatagaaaaaataaaatcattatattCATTGAATCGCAGCAACCTAAATGAACCATAGATAAACATGCTTCTGAAAAAACACATTCTTTGTAACCAATATCAGAACCACTGCATTTATAAGAACAACATTTTTAACTACAAAACTGTTCGAGTTCTTTTTGTCTTACCAATAAATTATACaagattcaaatttttttaattattttttcaagatGAATTCAATTACATAAAAGAACTGTCAGAATACTTCTTTcactgttgtttttttgtgtaaaGCATCTTATAAAGTCTTGATTGTCTATTAGTCGGGTTTCTTTTGTACATTTTTATCAATTCTAAGCTCCAAAATTTTCTTTCTCCAGAATTCAGGTTTCAATTCAAACCCTTGCAAAGATTATCATAAACAGTTTTGACTATTTTATAAAGGTCTTTATACATTTTAAGTTCCATTGAAAATTAATCCAAGATTTCAAGTGCAgcaatttatatatattcaactTTGATTTAATCTGGTATATGCTACAGTCCTAGTGTTTAGGTACATCCAAACTAAACAGCAAAAAGAGAGCATTTGattgttcaaaaataaatttgcatcattaaaaatttcaataacaaagtCAGAATTCGTTAATGACAAGATTACTCTGTATGAATAAACTAAGAATAGTCAACAACTTCTACTTTTTAACTAATAATGTCTTTTTTCCCCAAAATCCCCATGATTTGTCTAGATGTACATTTGAGCGCAGCATGTGCATACTTGTGCACTTTCTTTGTTTAGTAATGGATTAGACATACAAATACAGGTATCAAAAGccaatgaaatataaaatgagataaaaataattatcaaaaaaattactaCACTCATCAAGAACAAAAAACCAAAACCTAATGCACTTTTTCaagttcagtaaaaaaaaattcaacatttagCTAATTGACAACTTTAATTAAtcgtaaatatgaaaataaacaaaatatgcaGACATCCTTAGACACCAATTAAAATAGCATTAGTTATCTCATATAAGGGTAAGAAAATGGGTTTGATgcaattcaataataattattgatAGATTGATTTCAATACTACTGTACTATTTTTTGGTGGCCAGTTTATATTAGTGGAGAGCCAGAGTGCCAAGGAGAAAAGCCTCCTTCAGtagaaaactaacaatcctaaTTCCATTAAGATTGTAATCGAATGCTCCTGCCACATGCAGGATTTGTACTTACAACCTCAAGACTTTAATACTTCTAACCATTGAAATAAAAGCAAGCAGTAAAATTTACACTTTTGACAAATCATATAAGAAATTTTGATCCTCATAAAAGTATGAATAACTCCAAATAATAAATCTGTAATTTCAACGAAGAAACACAGTATTTTCAAATGCTTGTCTGATTGCCAATAAATTACAGAGTTTCAGCGACTATTACTCAGATATATTCTGAACCAGGAAGAAAGTTAAAGTTAAATATAAGAATTCTCCACGGTAAATGATATATGATCAAATAAAATACCACAATTGTCCTAGATGTACATTAAATTTCTCATGCTAAGCCAATTATGTGATTCCTATATCAGTCATTACATAATTATTGATTTTTTGAATTTCAAATCAAGTTTGAAAGTACCAAATTGACcaaatgattaaaaaagaatAGTCTCATCATGTTGTATATCAATACTAAAGGTTAACTTTATAAATGTCTTTTCAGTATAAGTTGACTTTTTCCTTGTGTAAGTTATTTCGAATTCCATccattaatttttttaacttcttaatagtctgtgtgaaataacaaaaaaattatctgtttttttattaGAACACTTCAAAATTTACCAAAAAGTGTGTACCCTATCTTGTTTTATTGTTAACCAGATTAATGCTGCACCAGTTATTAGTAAAATTGATTACAATTGATGTACATTGTCCTATCTACAATATAAAAGCTACagaaataaatgaaacaaaatagagttgtctcccatatttTAGTTCAATCTAAGCTTCATAAcccatttatataaatataatttctattttatctgaaaaatttGATTCCCTAAAGAAATCTAGATTTTACCCTCGATTTCTGGATTATTTTTCCTCAATTCTTGCATTCGTTTCCATTCAGCTAAAATTGGATTGATAAGAACTTTCATGATATCCACATTTTTTTGCAAGGTTGGTGATTGATTTTTCAAATTGTATAAATTGAATGGTCCTTGGATGTTTGAAAGCATTTATGTATGAGGCAGAGACAATTAAATTTTTCATTAAGCAAAATAAAATGTACTGGAGCTTATGAACcttaaaagtattaaaatactATTAAAAGAGGTTATAAATTTCCAACAACAAAAGATATCAATTTTTGATACCGAGTAACATAAAAGAGTATGGAATTTGTAATTAAATCACCATAATTCCTTTTCAGACATGAACAATATTCGTCTAAAAATCAATAAAACCAATAAAATTTATTTCCATCCATTTCTGACATGATAATTGTATAATgatcaagaataaaaaaaaatcatctcccAGTACCTGGGGACTTGGATATAATCGCATCACCAACTACTACAAGCTTTTTAATTTTAGAGAAAATTCCTCCACAAACAGAAGAAATGGCATTTAATGCTTTTGAATTTATAACAAACATTTCAAAAAGCTGCTTATATCTATTGATGCTGAGAAAATAAATGTCACTGTCAGTTATCAATATTTCATAATCATAATTTCAAAAATCAATTACTTGTGAGTAACAAGGAAAACTAACTAATGCACATATTAAGTTCTGTTATaacaagaaaattatattttaatgatAATGACATATAGCAGCTTAAatccatttacattttttttttgcagatggGAAAAAGGtaatatagaataaaaaatataaggtctttttaagtatttattttcaaaattttaaaactcaTTCTTAGTTCTATTTAATCCTAGTGTCTTCtaaatatatttgaaagtaaaaaattaTATCTGCCATTAAAACTGCACCATCCACAATGTTTCAATCTTTTATTTAGTAGGTCAAATCATAATAAATTTATATAGCCATGAAGGCCATGGAATTGTTCAGCCCAACATTTACCATTGCCCTAACATGTGAAAATTATCAGCACTATATTTCAATTAAACTTGTAAAATCAACTTCCACAACATAGTTTGTTGAGGGAGGAAGGTttccaatttttaattttttttcttccgttTTTATCTTAATTGCTTACAAgctaaaacatttcatatttcaaagaaatatcgaaaaatgtcaaataaaagataaaatccCACATAAAGAGGGATGGGAAACTAAAAATAATATAACACGGCCTGAAGCCATTATCATCTTGTCAATAGTGTTATATAGTGCATGCTACACATATGCCACAAGAGTAATCAAAACTTAggaaaataatgaataaataatacGATAATATAAAAGGTCTTGAATAATAAAAAACTATATATGAATAGAGACAAACATATAAAATGTGCATACAGTGTAATAGAAAGAGAGTTGCAAGTTCTAGAAGTATCAGTTGACAGTCAATTATAAATAGAATCTCCATGGAGTCTGTATAGCTCAACTGGCACCAACGTATTCTACTGAATCAAAATAGAATTAGAACATCTATAGTTTTCTAGTTTTCATTAAGTTTTATTTGGGGCTTTATTTGGTCATAAAAATTGAATTCCAAATTTCCAATTGGTAATATTAAGCTTCTATTCAAATCAGACAACCTAAATTCTAGATGGTAGTTCTGAAGAGGAAGATGAATTGGTCTGAATTAATCAGTAGTTAGTGTTCTTGTTTGATTAAGGGGCTTGCACTTGACAGGTGACTGGTTACCAAAGTTTATCAGAGTGGTTTCAGAGAATAACATCTTCCATTAGGATCATTTCACCCAAAGTTGTTCCCATTTCGCAAAGTTAGTTTGTTTCAGCCAAAATGAGTCTCTTTTTGTCATCTTGGATCATGGTAAGGtaatagatttttcaaattgaAAGCCCCAAGTCTGATTTCATAGGACCAAGTGGTTACAGACAAGACGTTTTCAAATGGCTTGGTCATTTAGTGGCTCTGAAAAAATTTACAGGCAGACGACAATTGCCAAGTGATACATCTGCTCTCTTGCACAAGGTGAAATAAAGGACAGATAAATGAGTAAGAAACACTCaataatataagatataaaatcAAGAGTGAATTTGTAGAATGTGCAGAAAAGGGGAGACAATATAGGAGTGTAGATATAAATATTTGGAGGGAGTAAACTTTAACCAACCTGTTAATGGATTCACAACATCTGAAATTAATAGGTATGAACA
This sequence is a window from Mytilus edulis chromosome 1, xbMytEdul2.2, whole genome shotgun sequence. Protein-coding genes within it:
- the LOC139483056 gene encoding uncharacterized protein isoform X7, which gives rise to MMKYEDLSQKWDQAKTEVRQDDYEQLKRKIGLQQELIRRQDTLIEQKRAQQQQEIQQKKEEEKKKRRELQASLEEKCKKSLEEDKKSAKGERKKKTKGNVAQPLIVTERTPSAGNVTQKSGSAGSGRASVSPGTRQARGFQASLPPMSRTPSNPDLGGPESKPGTPMSEKEMLEWYQVQLYQKFGPEKADYFLHPKIEQKTTKPIHPKLHKHGDVVNPLTGRAGAEKLLDILRKESMIRLYKEDAKIPREYKDAYNALVRFHLGKYNVNLRRIFAADNEDVSEIARLSDQSVMRRVRNQRHKTELMYRASVNNQDRTNILNIENPVNQFDAEIGEGVAKYLPSWLDDSSDFSEEEYKRWVRGQENERTFTSEPIAEEDTEDLKDNFKENIKPEEQYSGLDDELVMLMSRKRHRKPRENLKFLTEKDTRYKGGFSEKFKEDRDIPRAFNEAKAPENKSHSVMGMRASSDEHPSCKSAPIPDKHRKYYTNYVSDWQPLSMHALVEYKKKMDSEGDGEFNQGRAKVWKTQLIT